Genomic DNA from Phaeobacter porticola:
CACCAAAAGGTTTGAACCACTCCCCAACCCTCTGGGCATAGTACCCCGCGGCATTAACCACGTAATCACATGCAATATCGCCTTTTTCGGTATGAACAATCCAAGTTTTGTCGTCCTGCTGCGTGACGCCGGTGGACGGGCAGAACCGGATAATCTTGGCCCCCATATCACGTGCCCCCTTAGCCAGGGCCTGGGTCAACTGTGCTGGATCAATATCACCATCGGTCGGATCATAGAGCACACCGGCCAAATCGTGAATCTCAAGAAACGGGTAGTTCTCTTTGGCTTGTTCCGGCGTCCACATCTCCATGTGGATGCCCTGATATAGGCCCATCGACATGGCGCGTTCAAATTCCTGCATCCGCTCTTTGGTATGCGCAAGACGTATTGACCCGGTCTGATGATAGTTCATCGGATAGTCGACCTCCTGCCCCAGGCGGGCATACAGTTCGGTCGAATAACGCTGCATGTTCATGACAGACCAGGATGTCGAAAACGTCGGAACATTGCCGGCAGCATGCCAGGTAGAACCCGCTGTCAGCTCGTTCTTTTCCAAAAGTACACAGTCAGTCCACCCCTTTTTGGCAAGATGATACAGGGATGAACAGCCGACGACACCGCCGCCGATAATGACCACACGGGCCTTGGTTGGAAAATCAGACATGGGTGCCTCCTTTTGTATCATTTCACGTGGTATTTTTGTCGCCGGCCTGGACCTCAGTCCTCTTGCGGTAAACCGTCGGCGATCTTGTAGTAGTCACCTTTATCCGCAACAAAGATGTGCTTTTCCAAGCTGAGCCCGGTGGGCGCTTCGACCGCACCAAGAGAAAAACTGATGTTGCTTTCGGTGCAGGCTTTCCAGAACAGAAACGATCCGCAACGCGCACAGAAACCACGTTGTGCCACCGAACTGGCCGCGTACCAGCTGACCTCGCCTGTTATGACCAGATCAGTGTCCGCCACATAGGCTGATGACCAGATACCTCCCGACTGGCGGCGGCATTGGCCACAATGACACATCGACACTCCATTGGGCCTGGCCGCCGTTTCAAACTGAATGTTGCCACAGAGACAGGATCCCTTGATCATGATGCAGACTCCAGCTGTGGTGTGCTGCTTGCCCCCAGCAGCACGCCGTAGATGATGAAACAGATTGCCAGGGCGCGACGGATCCAGACGTTGAACACTGTTGCCATAGCCGCCTTCCCCATCCCCACACCAAGCAGCGTGAACCCGGTATAGCTGAGCGTCGTCAGCAGCAGCGCTGTGGGCATGATCACCAGCATCTGCTCCTGCATTGGCACGCCAGGCTGCACAAACTGCGAAAATGCTGCGAGATAGCCTGCGACACTCTTGGGATTGATTGTGGCCACTGCCAAAGCATGCAAGTAGACATGCCGGGCCGGTCGCTTGATCACCGGAATAGGCCTGTTTGCCTGACGCCATCCTCGGATGCCTAGATACATCAGAAACCCAGCCCCGATAAGCTTCGCGACGAAAAATCCAGTGGGAAAGGCCGCAAGCAACGCCGTCACGCCCAGCGCTGAGAGCAGTAAAAACAGCGTCGCCTGCGTCAGTATTGCCAACACGCCAATCATCGCCCGCCCGAACCCAAGGCTCATGCCGTTGGATATGCAATTCACGGCGTTCGGTCCCGGTGTGGTGACGAAGACAAGCCAGAACAGCGCGAATATGGACCAGGCTTCAAAACTCATCAGTACACTGGCGGCGCGATAACCCAGACCGCCACGCAGGGCTCATCATAGGGGTTTGACCATTGGTAGCGTTCGTGGCGAATGCGAAAACTGTCGCCAGGACCGACATCAAATGCACGATCACCGATCAACAGATTGAGCCGCCCCGAGATAATATACCCCACCTCCTGCGTGGGTCGGTCTGCTGGCGTTTGCATCCGTGAATGTGGTTGAAAAGTGGAATGCACCATCTCGAAGTCATCTGTCAGATCCGGGGAGAGCAACTCTTCGATCAGCCCCTCTTCGCCGGACCCCATCGGTCGGCGCGCTCCAGCACGTACGACATACCCCTGCTCTGCGACGGGGGCCGCCGAATGGGAAAAGAGCATGGACATCGGCACATTAAGACATGTCGAAATCGCGCGAAGGTCCGAAATCGACGGCTCAGATTTGTCCCGCTCAACCTGACTTAGCCAGCCGACAGAACGCCCCAGCTGCGCGGCCAGATCCGCAAGCGTCGTCCCACGCGCCTTGCGCAATGCCCGAAGGTCAGCGCCCAGGGTCGCAGGTTGTGGTGATTGATCTGTCACATGACACCCGTGAAAATTTTCTGCCTTTTTTCACGATGTCGCGATTCCATGAAAATTCCAAGTGTTTTTTCATCCAGACCAGATCCACAAAAAAAGAACCCGGCGCCATCCGCACCGGGTGCTTTCTTCTTTTCAATGGTATCCTGAGGTGAGGCCAAGGGCCGAAGGGCAAAGACCAATCGCCCATCGGTTCAGATCGGGGCAAACACCGATTTCAAAATCGCTGACATTTGCTCCGCATCAACCCGGTCAAAAGCATCTGGCAGATCGCTGTCGATATCAAAGACCGCGATAATATCACCTGCCCCATTTCTGACCGGTAGCACCAATTCCGACCGGGTCGAGGTCGCACAAGCGATATGGCCGGGAAACGCATCGACATCTGCAACCAGCTGCACCTCGCCTGTTCGCGCCGCGGCACCGCAAACGCCCCGAGAAAACGGGATCTGCAAGCAGCCATGTCCGCCTTGGTAGGGGCCGATCTTCAACAACTCAGGCGCGACGACGCGATAAAACCCTGTCCAGTTAAATCGGTCATCACTGTGATGTACTTCGCAGGCCACTGTGGCCATTAGTGCTACTGTATCGGTTTCACCTTCGGTCAAAGCGACGATGGTCTGGGCCAGATAGGCGTAGTCTACTCGGGTCATGGCAATCTCTGAGGGGCAAAGAATAGGAGAGCAGGCTTTGTGCCCGCTCCCTGACAAATGGTCAATTTCTTATGTAATACCCGTGCGACCCGGATCAGGTCCGCTCGATTGCGATTGCTGTGCCTTCACCACCACCAATGCAAATCGCCGCGATGCCGCGCTTTAGCCCACGTTTTTCAAGGGCGTTGAGCAGCGTCACAATGATCCGCGCACCTGAGGCACCTATGGGATGGCCCAATGCGCATGCGCCACCATTCACATTTACCCTGTCACGTGGGAGTCCCATTTCATGCATGAAGGCCATCGGCACCACCGCGAACGCCTCATTTACCTCCCATAGATCGACATCATCCACGTTCCACCCGATCTGCTTCATCAGCTTTTTGGCAGCCGGAACCGGAGCGGTGGTAAAGAGCCCTGGCGCCTGAGCGTGGCTGGCATGGCCTATGACACGCGCCCGCACGGTCAAACCCTGCGCCTTGGCGGCATCCTCTGATGCCAGCACCAGCGCCGCAGCACCATCGGAGATCGAGGACGCATTCGCCGCGGTAACAGTCCCATCCTTGCGGAACGCGGGTTTAAGCGTCGGAATCTTGTCCGGGCGCGCAGATTTTGGCTGTTCATCCGTATCTGTTACCACCTCAGCACGACGGGTCTTGACTGTCACAGGAGCAATTTCACTGTCAAAGGCACCGTTTTCTTGTGCTGCCAGAGCGTTGGACAAAGAGGTCAGCGCATAGTCATCCTGCGCCTCGCGTGTGAACTGATAGCTCTCCGCGCAATCCTCGGCGAAACTGCCCATAAGACGGCCTTTATCGTAGGCGTCTTCCAGCCCATCGAGAAACATATGATCAATCACCTGACCGTGGCCGATACGCGCACCGTTGCGCATTTTTGGCAGCAAATACGGGGCGTTGGTCATACTCTCCATGCCACCTGCGACCATGGTATCAGTCTGGCCAAGCGCGATTTGATCGTAGGCAATCATTGCCGCCTTCATTCCTGATCCACACATCTTGTTCAACGTGGTCGCAGGCACCTCTTCGCCCAGCCCCGCCGCGAACCCTGCTTGTCTTGCCGGTGCCTGTCCCTGTCCGGCAGGCAGCACGCACCCCATCAGGATCTCATCAACCGTGGCGGCACCAGCGCCCTCAAGCGCTGCACGGATCGCAGCACCTCCGAGGTCAGCAGCTGCGACCCCGTCATACATGCCCTGAAATCCGCCCATGGGGGTGCGGGCCGCGCCTGCGATCACAACATTCTTCATCAAATATTCCTCCTATTGTCGAAATAGTGCATACAAAATCGTAAGGATTGACGTCTAGGCTGATCGTCAACACATATTGACGCGGGGACACTCATGAGCCTGACCAGCACAACAGCAGATGGTACGCAAATCGTGACCGTCAATGCCGAACGCATTGATGCAGCTATGGCCATCCAATTCAAAGAAGACATGCGCGCAACCACCGAAAATGGCCCTGATAGGGTCATTCTTGACCTATCCGAGGTGAGATTTATCGATTCCAGCGGACTTGGCGCTATTGTTGCAGCCATGAAGCAGTTAGGCCAAGGCCGTAAACTGGACCTCGCCGGGCTGACACCGATGGTCGACAAGGTATTCCGTCTGACTAGAATGGACACTGTTTTTGATTTGTACATCTCGCTAAGCGACGCGACAACTGCCACCCGCATCGACTCTTGAACCCACGCGTGCTGACAACGCGGAGTGAAAAGACAATGGTTGAGACATTTTCTTGCTCGTTTATCGCCACGGAACTGGAGGCCAGATCCGGGGTGCAGGACGTTATAGCGCAGCTGCGCACGATGGGAATCTCTGATTCCCGTGTCGACGAGGTGCAGATTGCGCTGACAGAGGCCGTGAACAATGTCGTTGAACACGCGTATGCAGGCATGGACATTGGGGATGTGCGCATTCGCTGCAACCTACACCCCGACCAACTGTGGATCTCTATCGGTGATGGCGGCGCTCCTTTCAAGGATGGTAAACTGCCAGTCGCAACGGCGCATGACCTGACAGTTGAAACCGACAAATTACCAGAAGGTGGCTTTGGCTGGTTGTTGATCAGAGAGCTGGCTTCTGACGTGCAGTACAAACGCGATGCAACTGGAAACAACCTTTCCCTTTGCTTTGAGATCAAGATGCGCAACGCAAAACCCGACTGAAGATCTCGCAGACTGATCCTTCGGATTCATTCTAGTCACCTGCATAATCGACCACGACCTTGCAGATCCGGGAACGAAATACATCGGCCCAGGACGACGTACTTTGCCTTGGATAAGGGAAGATCCCCACCGCCAGCGCAGACGGCAGTGCTTTCTACCGATCTCGCTCATGTCTCTGCTCAATCCGTGCCGCATGTAACTGTAATGGAAAAAGGGCTCCTTGCCCTGTTCTAATATGGTGCTCGCTACAAGTCGCGGCGCTTTCTCATTGCCTTTGCTCTGGCACGGCCTACTCTGCCTCCCGAACACAGGAGACAGCATGCGCGACTTTCATTCCCCAGGCCGATCAGCCGTTTTTGCAGAAAACGGCCTCTGCGCCACGTCTCATCCTCTGGCAGCCGGGGCCGCAATCGACATCCTGAAACGCGGTGGTAACGCGATGGATGCGGCCATCGCCGGCGCAGTTCTGCTTGGCATATGCGAACCGCAGATGACAGGAATTGGCGGTGATTGTTTCGTGCTTTACTCCCGTCCCGGCTCTCCCGTGCAGGCCATGAACGGATCAGGGCGCGCCGCAGCAGCAGCCGAAGCGGCCACGCTGCGAGGGGCTGGCCTAACGACAGTTCCGCTAAACAGCCCGGATGCGGTGACCGTGCCGGGCGCGATTGACGCCTTCTGCAAATTGTCACAGACCGAGGGGAGGCTAGGTCTTGATGCGCTATTGGCGCCCGCCATTCACTATGCAGAAACCGGTGTGCCGGTGGCGCCACGGGTGGCCTTTGACTGGCAAAATGATGCGGACACTTTGCAAGGCAGCGCGCGCGAACACTATCTGTTCGACGGTGCCGCCCCAAAAATCGGCCAGATATTCCGCGCGCCGGGCCAGGCCGAAGTGCTCCGGCGGATCGCCAAAGATGGGCGGGATGCCTTCTACTGCGGCGAGATCGCAGATGACATGATTGCCACGTTACAGGCGCGTGGCGGGGTGCATAGCCGCGAGGATTTCGCCAGCATAGCCGCCGATATGACCACACCGGTCTCTGGCGAATACAAGGGGCTGGACCTGGTAGAACATCCACCGAATGGTCAGGGTGCCACCGCGATCCTAATGCTGAACATTCTCAAGCATTTTGACATCGCCGCAATGAACCCGACAGGTGCAGAGCGGGTCCATATTGAGGCCGAGACCGCCAAACTGGCCTATGATGCACGCAATCGTTTCATTGCTGACCCAGATCATACAAGCCGACTGGACCATATGCTCGCCCCTGAAACCGCCGCGCGGCTGGCAGAGCGGATCAACCCAAAGCGGGCAATGGCTGCCGCCGCTCCGCTCAGCGAGGCCGTTCACAAGGACACGATCTATATCACCGTGGTTGACAAGGACCATATGGCGGTTTCGCTGATCTATTCGATCTTTCACGGCTTCGGATCCGGGATCGCCTCGGATAAATTCGGTATCCTGCTGCAAAACAGAGGTGCAGGCTTTACCCTCGAAGAAGGCCATCCAAACATGCTCGCGGGTGGCAAACGCCCTATGCACACCATCATCCCTGGCATGCTGCGCAAGAATGGCGACGTCACCATGCCCTTTGGTGTAATGGGCGGGGCCTACCAACCTAATGGTCATGCTCGTTTTGTCTCTAACCTGACAGATTTTCGGATGGATCCGCAGGCAGCCATTGACATGCCGCGTGCCTTTGCCGACGGCAGGGTGCTTAAGGTGGAACGCGGCTATAGCGACACCGTGCGGCAGGAACTGGCAGACCTCGGCCATGACGTCACCATTCCCGACACCGCAATAGGGGGGGCGCAGGCGATCCAAATTCATTCCTCTGGTGTTCTGGAGGGCGCCAGCGACCCGCGCAAGGATGGGTGCGCGCTGGGGTACTGACCAACAACAAGTACCACCGAAGATTTGGTCCCTCGCATATGGCGGTCTTGCCGGTGCGGGGGACTAAGATCAGCCATGCGCTGGTTGGTGTCAGTTCAGCTGGTAGTGCAACGCATAGCTGCCGTCGTCAAAACTGCCGAACATCTCAGGGATATCAGGGTGGCCTACCGGCTCGCCGGAATAGTCAGCAATCAGGTTTTGTTCTGACACATAAGCCACATAATAGGTCTGATCATTCTCGGCCAGCAGATGATAATAAGGCTGATCCTTGACCGGGCGGCTGTCCTCCGGAATGGCCTCGTACCATTCTTCAGTATTCGCAAACTCTGGATCTACATCGAACACGACACCGCGAAACGGGTGCTTGCGATGGCGGACGACCTGTCCAAGGTTATATTTGGCGCGCGTTCTAAGCATGAATGCTGTTCCTATCGCTTCATGATACTCTGCGACAAGGGAAAATGTCCAATTTGCAGCGGCGTTTCGGCAGAAACACTCTGTCACTCATGATTGGACAATGTTCCGACGTAGTGGTTCCTAAGGGTTACGCGTAAATCCAGCACCACCAGCGGCGACAAAGCCCGCTTTGCACAGATCTGCCCTTGGTTTCTGGTCGGTCAGCTTTCATATAGAGGGCAACAAAGAAATGGAGAGCAAACGCATGGTCGATATTCTTGGCGGCGCGGGAGATATGGCCCCCGCAGGTGATCTGATCAAAGATGTCACCGAAGCAACATTTATGCAGGACGTGGTCGATGCGTCGATGCAGGCGCCGGTGATTGTTGATTTCTGGGCGCCATGGTGCGGCCCCTGCAAAACACTCGGCCCGGCGTTGGAAACAGCCGTAACAAAGGCCAAGGGCGCTGTGACCATGGCCAAGATCGACGTGGATCAAAACCAACGTCTGGTACAGGCGCTGTCACAGCAGGGGCTGCCCTTGCAGTCCATTCCAACGGTCGTTGCCTTTGTACAGGGACGTCCGATTGACATGTTCCAGGGCAATGTTGCGCCAACCGAAATTGATGAGTTCATCAAGCGTGCCATCGAAGCCGCCGGCGGCAGCGCCGATGGCGGTCTGGGTGAGGCGGTTGAGCTGGCAGAACAAATGTTGGCGGATGGTGATATTGCGGATGCTGCGCAGACCTTTGCGGCCGTGATAGGTGAAGATGACAAGAATGCCGCAGCCTACGGTGGTCTGGCCCGCGCGCATATCGCCTTGGGCGAACTGGACCAAGCCGAGGCCGTGCTGAATGGCGCACCGGCCGAGATCTCAGATGCTGCCGAGATTGAAGCGGCCCATGCTCAGATCGCTTTGGCACGTCAGGCCGAAAACGCAGGCCCCGTGACTGAGCTGCGTGCCACGGTTGATGCCTACCCGGACGATCATCAGGCCCGCTTCGACCTGGCACAAGCGCTGCATGCCGCTGGTGACGCAGAAGCCGCAGTAGAGGAGCTGCTGGCACTGTTCCGCAAGGATCGGGAGTGGAACGACGGTGCAGCCAAGGCGCAGCTGTTCACGATCTTTGATGCGCTAAAAGCAAACGATCCCATCGTGCTGAACGGTCGGCGCAAACTCAGCTCGATGATATTTGCCTAAGACGCCCCCAGCGCTACAGTCCCCTACATGATACAACCCGCTGATCTGCCCGATAGTTTGCCGGTATTTCCGCTGCCCGGAGCATTGTTGCTGCCCCGGGCACGCCTGCCGTTGCATATATTTGAACCGCGCTACCTCCAGATGCTGGAGGACGCTTTCAAGACATCTCATCGGATGATTGGGATGGTACAGCCCTTCCCGTCCAGAACCACCGAGGACAAACTTCATAGTATCGGCTGTGCTGGGCGTATTACCCAGTTTTCCGAAACCGAGGACGGGCGGTATCTCATCACACTGTCAGGTGTGTCGCGCTTTCGCATCAAAGAAGAAATCAATGGGTTCACCCCCTATCGACGCTGCTCAGTCGATTGGGGTGGGTTCCACCG
This window encodes:
- a CDS encoding GAF domain-containing protein; translated protein: MTRVDYAYLAQTIVALTEGETDTVALMATVACEVHHSDDRFNWTGFYRVVAPELLKIGPYQGGHGCLQIPFSRGVCGAAARTGEVQLVADVDAFPGHIACATSTRSELVLPVRNGAGDIIAVFDIDSDLPDAFDRVDAEQMSAILKSVFAPI
- a CDS encoding ATP-binding protein, encoding MVETFSCSFIATELEARSGVQDVIAQLRTMGISDSRVDEVQIALTEAVNNVVEHAYAGMDIGDVRIRCNLHPDQLWISIGDGGAPFKDGKLPVATAHDLTVETDKLPEGGFGWLLIRELASDVQYKRDATGNNLSLCFEIKMRNAKPD
- a CDS encoding tetratricopeptide repeat protein, which encodes MVDILGGAGDMAPAGDLIKDVTEATFMQDVVDASMQAPVIVDFWAPWCGPCKTLGPALETAVTKAKGAVTMAKIDVDQNQRLVQALSQQGLPLQSIPTVVAFVQGRPIDMFQGNVAPTEIDEFIKRAIEAAGGSADGGLGEAVELAEQMLADGDIADAAQTFAAVIGEDDKNAAAYGGLARAHIALGELDQAEAVLNGAPAEISDAAEIEAAHAQIALARQAENAGPVTELRATVDAYPDDHQARFDLAQALHAAGDAEAAVEELLALFRKDREWNDGAAKAQLFTIFDALKANDPIVLNGRRKLSSMIFA
- a CDS encoding helix-turn-helix domain-containing protein, which translates into the protein MTDQSPQPATLGADLRALRKARGTTLADLAAQLGRSVGWLSQVERDKSEPSISDLRAISTCLNVPMSMLFSHSAAPVAEQGYVVRAGARRPMGSGEEGLIEELLSPDLTDDFEMVHSTFQPHSRMQTPADRPTQEVGYIISGRLNLLIGDRAFDVGPGDSFRIRHERYQWSNPYDEPCVAVWVIAPPVY
- a CDS encoding gamma-glutamyltransferase family protein, giving the protein MRDFHSPGRSAVFAENGLCATSHPLAAGAAIDILKRGGNAMDAAIAGAVLLGICEPQMTGIGGDCFVLYSRPGSPVQAMNGSGRAAAAAEAATLRGAGLTTVPLNSPDAVTVPGAIDAFCKLSQTEGRLGLDALLAPAIHYAETGVPVAPRVAFDWQNDADTLQGSAREHYLFDGAAPKIGQIFRAPGQAEVLRRIAKDGRDAFYCGEIADDMIATLQARGGVHSREDFASIAADMTTPVSGEYKGLDLVEHPPNGQGATAILMLNILKHFDIAAMNPTGAERVHIEAETAKLAYDARNRFIADPDHTSRLDHMLAPETAARLAERINPKRAMAAAAPLSEAVHKDTIYITVVDKDHMAVSLIYSIFHGFGSGIASDKFGILLQNRGAGFTLEEGHPNMLAGGKRPMHTIIPGMLRKNGDVTMPFGVMGGAYQPNGHARFVSNLTDFRMDPQAAIDMPRAFADGRVLKVERGYSDTVRQELADLGHDVTIPDTAIGGAQAIQIHSSGVLEGASDPRKDGCALGY
- the hspQ gene encoding heat shock protein HspQ, whose product is MLRTRAKYNLGQVVRHRKHPFRGVVFDVDPEFANTEEWYEAIPEDSRPVKDQPYYHLLAENDQTYYVAYVSEQNLIADYSGEPVGHPDIPEMFGSFDDGSYALHYQLN
- a CDS encoding STAS domain-containing protein; protein product: MSLTSTTADGTQIVTVNAERIDAAMAIQFKEDMRATTENGPDRVILDLSEVRFIDSSGLGAIVAAMKQLGQGRKLDLAGLTPMVDKVFRLTRMDTVFDLYISLSDATTATRIDS
- a CDS encoding GFA family protein, with amino-acid sequence MIKGSCLCGNIQFETAARPNGVSMCHCGQCRRQSGGIWSSAYVADTDLVITGEVSWYAASSVAQRGFCARCGSFLFWKACTESNISFSLGAVEAPTGLSLEKHIFVADKGDYYKIADGLPQED
- a CDS encoding LON peptidase substrate-binding domain-containing protein: MIQPADLPDSLPVFPLPGALLLPRARLPLHIFEPRYLQMLEDAFKTSHRMIGMVQPFPSRTTEDKLHSIGCAGRITQFSETEDGRYLITLSGVSRFRIKEEINGFTPYRRCSVDWGGFHRDLGRVEADNSFDRPVFMDLLERFFESRSLATDWEVLKDAEDELLINSLSMLLDFDPEDKQALLEAPCLATRRETLITLIEFALRGGSHEETLQ
- a CDS encoding LysE family translocator, whose amino-acid sequence is MSFEAWSIFALFWLVFVTTPGPNAVNCISNGMSLGFGRAMIGVLAILTQATLFLLLSALGVTALLAAFPTGFFVAKLIGAGFLMYLGIRGWRQANRPIPVIKRPARHVYLHALAVATINPKSVAGYLAAFSQFVQPGVPMQEQMLVIMPTALLLTTLSYTGFTLLGVGMGKAAMATVFNVWIRRALAICFIIYGVLLGASSTPQLESAS
- a CDS encoding acetyl-CoA C-acyltransferase, which produces MKNVVIAGAARTPMGGFQGMYDGVAAADLGGAAIRAALEGAGAATVDEILMGCVLPAGQGQAPARQAGFAAGLGEEVPATTLNKMCGSGMKAAMIAYDQIALGQTDTMVAGGMESMTNAPYLLPKMRNGARIGHGQVIDHMFLDGLEDAYDKGRLMGSFAEDCAESYQFTREAQDDYALTSLSNALAAQENGAFDSEIAPVTVKTRRAEVVTDTDEQPKSARPDKIPTLKPAFRKDGTVTAANASSISDGAAALVLASEDAAKAQGLTVRARVIGHASHAQAPGLFTTAPVPAAKKLMKQIGWNVDDVDLWEVNEAFAVVPMAFMHEMGLPRDRVNVNGGACALGHPIGASGARIIVTLLNALEKRGLKRGIAAICIGGGEGTAIAIERT